ACCCGTGGTTAGGAGCACGTTATTGAGAGTGTGACTCAGCCAAAAACCAAGCCGTGGGCTAAGTTAGAGTAAGCAAATTAATTCAAAAAGCTGGAGGTTTCGTCTGGATAGACGTTATCCCCAGCTTTTTAATTCTATCGATCGTTTATTGGTTGTTGCTGTATTGTAGCTTTTGGGCTTCTTTGAAGAGCTTGTCTAATTCGCCGGACTTCTTGGCGTCCTTGATCGTCTTGTTGACGACCTTTAAGAGGGCCTTATCGGACTTGCGAACCACGACCCGCGGGTCAGAAGTTTTGGCGCTAATCTTAAAGGTAATGTTCTTGGCGATGGCGTAATCATTAGGGTGTTCAGCCACAAAGGCGTCCGCCGAGGTCTGGGCTAATATCAACCCATCCAAAGTCCCCGCCTTCACCTCTTGGGACAGGGTCGTGATTGAACTTTCGGTGACCAACTTTACCCCGGAAAGGGACTTCCCGATCGTTTCTTGTTCGGAGGATTGTTGGGCACCCAACGTGGCTCCCTTCAAGGCGCTGATGCCGCTGTACTTGTTTTCGTTAGCCTTAGAAACCAACAGAACTTGACCCCCGTGGTGGTAGGTACTCGAGAAGCTAACCGCCTTGGCCCGTTCCTTGGTCCAAACCATCCCGGCCATCACCATGTCGAACTTCTTGTTTTGCAGCTCACTAATCAGGGATGGAAAGGCAATGTTGACGAACTTAACCTTCTTGACCCCGATGTTTTTGGCGATTAAGTGGGCTAGTTCAACGTCGTAACCGACAATTTGTTGCTTACCGTTTTTAACGATCTGGAATTCATACGGTGGGTAATCGGCCGAGGTTCCCACGACTAACTCACCCTTCTTTTTGATGTCTTGGACACTGGAGTCGCTAGAGGAGCTACACCCGGCTAAACTCACCGCCCCCATCACCACTAGGGCCGCCACCATTAACATTTTCAACCATTTCTTCCACGCCATAACAATTCCTCCTTATGAGTTCAATTTGAACTCTCTCATGATTTTTTAAAAGTATACACCATTATTTTATATTTAACCAGTTAAATTTAATATTTTTGATTTTTCATGCAATTATAAGCATAAAAAAGTGGGCAATCACCGCAACCAGAGCGCGAAATCCAGTCGCTCAGGTTGGTGATTGCCCACCCTAATCATTATGCTTCTTCCGTTTTCCAAGTTCCGCCAAAAAGTTGGCTAGCTAATTCATCGGCCGACAAGCGGCCCCCGTTTTCCTCGAAGCCGCGG
The nucleotide sequence above comes from Limosilactobacillus fermentum. Encoded proteins:
- a CDS encoding transporter substrate-binding domain-containing protein, which codes for MAWKKWLKMLMVAALVVMGAVSLAGCSSSSDSSVQDIKKKGELVVGTSADYPPYEFQIVKNGKQQIVGYDVELAHLIAKNIGVKKVKFVNIAFPSLISELQNKKFDMVMAGMVWTKERAKAVSFSSTYHHGGQVLLVSKANENKYSGISALKGATLGAQQSSEQETIGKSLSGVKLVTESSITTLSQEVKAGTLDGLILAQTSADAFVAEHPNDYAIAKNITFKISAKTSDPRVVVRKSDKALLKVVNKTIKDAKKSGELDKLFKEAQKLQYSNNQ